The proteins below come from a single Campylobacter sp. CCUG 57310 genomic window:
- a CDS encoding BamA/TamA family outer membrane protein, with translation MQIRKKTTKSGADSNYKDNSYGFGIELGGDIGDKDTLKFSANYKYDKHSSSKVGEPEEIMKDKSYSFGLENTYKFTDMTKFIAGVSYDVRDPQTARFFPNH, from the coding sequence TTGCAGATAAGAAAAAAAACAACAAAAAGTGGTGCCGATAGTAACTATAAAGATAATTCCTATGGCTTTGGTATTGAACTTGGTGGAGATATAGGCGATAAAGATACTTTAAAATTCTCTGCAAATTACAAATACGATAAGCATAGTAGCTCTAAAGTTGGAGAGCCAGAAGAGATTATGAAAGATAAGTCATACTCTTTTGGCCTAGAAAATACATATAAATTTACGGATATGACTAAATTTATAGCAGGAGTAAGCTACGATGTAAGAGATCCGCAAACTGCTAGATTTTTTCCCAACCATTAG
- a CDS encoding TonB-dependent siderophore receptor yields MKKSALIACSVAIALHAQVFELGQVEVVSNVEGVQKSDTNVVVIDTEKMQKDEIKRLSEVACSTPGVYVDKKGPRAEQNFYIRSFDARRVPLFIDGIPVYIPYDGNADFGRFTTFDLSQIVISKGASSVLYGANTMGGAINLVSKKPTREFEGNIGYGIELGKSKDTFGNNVDFNLGSRQEMFYVQAGGSFMEDNGQQLSSNFTKDVRGNEDGARRENSVQRDKKINLKFGFTPNETDEYAISYVKQKGSKEQPFYAGKYANFHNWDRYWDWPRWDRESLYLLSNTKFDALYLKTKIFHDTFKNGVYDFADKKKNNKKWCR; encoded by the coding sequence ATGAAAAAGAGCGCATTAATAGCATGTAGTGTTGCTATTGCTTTACATGCTCAAGTTTTTGAACTTGGACAGGTTGAAGTTGTCTCAAACGTTGAAGGTGTGCAAAAAAGTGACACGAATGTTGTTGTGATTGATACTGAAAAGATGCAAAAAGACGAGATAAAAAGGCTTTCTGAAGTCGCTTGCTCGACGCCCGGTGTTTATGTGGATAAGAAAGGTCCAAGAGCTGAGCAGAATTTCTATATTCGCAGCTTTGACGCTAGGCGCGTGCCGCTATTTATAGACGGAATTCCCGTTTATATCCCGTATGACGGAAATGCGGATTTTGGTCGTTTTACCACCTTTGATCTAAGCCAAATCGTAATTTCAAAAGGCGCAAGCAGTGTGCTTTACGGTGCAAACACTATGGGCGGAGCGATAAATTTAGTGTCCAAAAAGCCTACGCGCGAATTTGAAGGCAACATCGGATATGGGATTGAACTGGGTAAGAGCAAAGATACTTTCGGCAACAATGTGGATTTTAACTTAGGCTCGCGTCAAGAGATGTTTTATGTGCAAGCGGGCGGAAGCTTTATGGAGGATAATGGTCAGCAGCTTTCAAGCAATTTTACAAAAGATGTAAGAGGTAATGAAGATGGCGCAAGGCGTGAGAATTCAGTTCAAAGAGACAAGAAGATCAACTTAAAATTCGGTTTTACTCCAAATGAAACAGATGAATACGCTATCTCTTACGTAAAACAAAAAGGATCAAAAGAACAGCCTTTTTATGCTGGCAAATATGCTAACTTTCATAATTGGGATAGATATTGGGATTGGCCAAGATGGGACAGAGAGAGTCTTTATCTCTTATCCAATACAAAATTTGATGCCTTGTATCTAAAGACAAAAATTTTCCATGATACTTTTAAAAATGGAGTATATGACTTTGCAGATAAGAAAAAAAACAACAAAAAGTGGTGCCGATAG
- a CDS encoding chemotaxis protein has translation MFKVKIVYKFALIVLLAAGLLLLGYSGFKFACGDYSEFLMLLHRICGFALLVVAMLHIIIKRRKLVKLFNEFLDVVLARKNPSFCNMDRLVMALENHTIQTIADTLRIDADDLVEILKDGEVKFDGKNQTLRDIARLNDEKIFYTLVLIVEAKFGDRSQKFRSCNI, from the coding sequence ATGTTTAAAGTTAAGATAGTTTATAAATTTGCGCTTATCGTATTGCTTGCAGCGGGGCTTTTGCTCTTAGGGTATTCGGGCTTTAAATTCGCTTGCGGAGATTACAGCGAATTTCTTATGCTGCTGCATAGAATTTGCGGTTTTGCGCTTTTGGTTGTGGCTATGCTTCATATCATTATCAAGCGAAGAAAGCTTGTGAAGCTCTTTAATGAGTTTCTTGATGTGGTTTTGGCTAGGAAAAATCCCTCGTTTTGCAACATGGATAGGCTTGTTATGGCGCTTGAAAATCACACTATCCAAACTATCGCCGATACTTTGCGCATCGATGCCGATGATCTTGTTGAAATTTTAAAAGATGGCGAAGTTAAATTTGATGGCAAAAATCAGACCCTAAGGGATATCGCAAGACTAAATGACGAGAAGATTTTTTATACTCTTGTGTTGATAGTCGAAGCTAAATTCGGAGATAGAAGCCAGAAATTTAGAAGTTGTAATATATAA
- a CDS encoding molybdopterin biosynthesis protein MoeB: protein MAKFEYFDERGIFLKGKFDYESAKISSRRCDKFMLDSDEDEIVCDTSKPSCYNCLFRRWNKDSFECLKLR, encoded by the coding sequence GTGGCCAAATTTGAGTATTTTGATGAGCGCGGTATCTTCTTAAAAGGTAAATTTGATTACGAAAGTGCTAAAATTTCATCTAGAAGATGCGATAAATTTATGCTTGACAGCGATGAGGACGAGATCGTTTGCGACACAAGCAAGCCAAGCTGCTACAACTGCCTATTTAGGCGGTGGAATAAGGATAGTTTTGAATGTTTAAAGTTAAGATAG